A window of the Chaetodon trifascialis isolate fChaTrf1 chromosome 9, fChaTrf1.hap1, whole genome shotgun sequence genome harbors these coding sequences:
- the LOC139335885 gene encoding extracellular calcium-sensing receptor-like, with protein MCDCVYVMLLFVLFMGAFGAEEDTVLCEMLGSPESPLLSKEGDITIGGAFSIHSQISKTLLSFTDTPERLRCSRINFREFRFAQTMIFAIEEINNNSSLLPNISVGYKVFDSCGSTLPSMRAVMGLMNGQESSLGKTCSSQSSVHAIIGASESSSTIVMLQISGIFQIPVISHFATCACLSNRKEYPSFFRTIPSDYYQSRALAKLVKQFGWTWVGAVRSDNDYGNNGLATFITAASQEGVCVEYSEAISRTDPSEHIARVVRVIQSGTARVLVAFLAQSEMDILLEEALKQNLTGLQWVGSESWITAGHLATKSYSGILTGSLGFTIKKTKIAGLRDFLLQVNPSQDPQNNLLKEFWEATFDCSFQSSVHGQTQCSGSERLQDIDNPFTDVSELRISNNVYKAVYAVAHAMHNMLKCGQSGEVVNHSCIWKEDFESKQAVKHLQDVNFTLQSGERVYFDGNGDPAAAYELVNWQRNQAGETVFVAVGSYDASLPSGKQFTMNGINITWAAESSKRPQSVCSESCLPGFRQAVIKGKPICCFSCIACAAGEISNSSDSAECSQCPLEYWSNEDHSQCVPKVIEFLSYGETMGALLTAFSLFGASLTMVVSWVFFQFRHTPLIKASNSELSFLLLFSLTLCFLCSLTFISQPTEWSCMLRHTAFGITFALCMSCILAKNIAVVIAFKAKRPANTVPQCSAPLQRTSVLSCTLLQVLLCVVWLNLAPPFPYKNTAHATERIILECDLGSPIGFWAVLGYIGLLAVLCYILAFLVRKLPDNFNEAKFITFSMLIFCAVWITFIPAYVSSPGKFTVAVEIFAILASSFGLLFCIFAPKCYILLLKPEKNTKKHMMARIQSNLP; from the exons ATGTGTGACTGCGTCTATGTAATGTTactgtttgtgctttttatgGGAGCCTttggagcagaagaagacacTGTGCTCTGTGAAATGCTCGGTAGCCCAGAGTCCCCTCTGTTATCGAAAGAAGGAGATATCACTATTGGAGGAGCTTTTTCCATTCATAGCCAAATCTCAAAGACTCTACTCTCCTTCACAGATACTCCAGAACGTCTCAGATGCTCCAG GATAAATTTCAGAGAATTTCGTTTTGCCCAAACAATGATTTTTGCCATTGAGGAGATCAACAATAACAGCTCACTGTTGCCTAATATCTCAGTTGGTTATAAGGTATTTGACAGCTGCGGTTCAACACTGCCTTCAATGCGTGCAGTGATGGGTCTAATGAATGGACAAGAAAGCAGTTTGGGAAAAACCTGCTCTAGCCAGTCATCTGTTCACGCCATCATTGGAGCCTCTGAGTCCTCCTCAACTATCGTGATGCTACAAATTTCAGGGATTTTCCAAATACCAgtg ATCAGCCACTTTGCCACTTGTGCTTGTCTGAGTAACAGAAAGGAGTACCCCTCCTTCTTCAGAACCATCCCCAGTGACTACTATCAGAGCAGAGCTTTGGCAAAACTGGTGAAACAGTTTGGCTGGACATGGGTTGGTGCAGTTAGAAGTGACAATGATTATGGTAACAATGGCCTGGCAACATTTATCACAGCTGCAAGTCAGGAGGGGGTCTGCGTTGAGTACTCAGAGGCCATCTCCAGGACTGACCCAAGCGAACACATTGCCAGGGTGGTTAGAGTGATCCAAAGCGGCACTGCAAGGGTTTTGGTGGCCTTCCTCGCCCAGAGTGAGATGGACATTCTGCTTGAGGAAGCTCTGAAACAGAACCTGACTGGGCTGCAGTGGGTGGGCAGTGAGTCCTGGATTACAGCAGGTCATCTGGCTACTAAGAGCTACTCAGGAATCCTGACAGGTTCTCTTGGCTTCACcatcaaaaagacaaagatCGCAGGCCTGCGAGACTTTCTTTTGCAGGTTAACCCAAGTCAGGACCCACAGAATAATCTGCTGAAAGAGTTCTGGGAAGCTACATTTGATTGTAGTTTCCAATCCAGTGTGCATGGCCAGACCCAGTGCTCGGGCTCTGAGAGACTACAGGACATTGACAATCCTTTCACAGATGTGTCAGAGCTAAGGATATCTAACAATGTGTATAAGGCTGTGTATGCTGTGGCTCATGCCATGCATAACATGTTGAAATGTGGACAGAGTGGTGAAGTGGTGAATCACTCTTGTATCTGGAAAGAGGATTTTGAGTCAAAACAG GCTGTAAAACACCTCCAAGATGTGAATTTCACCCTTCAGTCAGGAGAAAGAGTCTATTTTGATGGTAATGGAGACCCTGCAGCAGCTTATGAGCTGGTGAACTGGCAGAGAAACCAAGCAGGAGAGactgtgtttgtggctgtaGGGAGCTACGATGCTTCACTACCAAGTGGAAAACAGTTTACCATGAACGGAATAAACATAACGTGGGCTGCCGAATCCTCAAAG aggcctcagtctgtctgtagtgAGAGTTGTCTGCCAGGTTTCCGGCAGGCTGTGATTAAGGGCAAACCCATCTGCTGTTTCTCCTGCATTGCTTGTGCTGCTGGAGAGATCAGCAACTCCAGTG aTTCTGCAGAGTGTTCTCAGTGTCCACTGGAGTACTGGTCAAATGAAGATCACAGCCAGTGTGTTCCAAAGGTGATCGAGTTCCTGTCTTACGGAGAAACCATGGGGGCTCTCCTCACTGCTTTCTCATTGTTTGGAGCAAGTTTAACAATGGTGGTGTCGTGGGTCTTCTTTCAGTTTCGTCACACACCTCTTATCAAAGCCAGtaactctgagctgagcttcctgctgctcttctccttgactctgtgtttcctgtgctctCTGACCTTCATAAGTCAGCCCACTGAGTGGTCCTGCATGCTGCGACACACAGCTTTTGGCATCACCTTTGCCTTGTGCATGTCTTGTATCTTGGCTAAAAACATTGCTGTGGTGATCGCCTTCAAGGCTAAAAGGCCAGCAAACACAGTCCCTCAGTGTTCTGCTCCGCTTCAGAGAACAAGTGttctcagctgtactttactGCAGGTCTTACTTTGCGTGGTGTGGTTAAATCTTGCTCCTCCGTTCCCCTACAAAAATACTGCTCATGCCACTGAAAGGATTATTCTAGAGTGTGATTTAGGTTCACCTATAGGGTTCTGGGCTGTCTTGGGGTACATAGGACTCCTGGCTGTGCTATGCTATATCCTTGCTTTTCTGGTTCGAAAGCTGCCTGATAATTTCAATGAAGCCAAATTCATCActttcagcatgctgatattctgCGCAGTATGGATCACTTTTATCCCAGCATATGTCAGCTCTCCTGGGAAATTCACTGTAGCTGTAGAGATATTTGCTATTTTGGCCTCTAGCTTTGGGCTGCTTTTCTGTATATTTGCTCCAAAATGTTATATTTTACTGttaaaaccagaaaaaaacactaaaaaacatATGATGGCAAGAATCCAATCAAACTTACCATAA